Part of the Pirellulales bacterium genome is shown below.
CAACGTCAAGCCGGTCGATTGATTGAACACGGTCCGCCGACGTTCGTCGTGAGCGTCGTGACCAGCAACTTCTCGTCAATCGCGGCGGACACGTCGTCAATGTGCATGACGCCGGCATTGTTGATCAGCACGTTGAGCTTCGGGTGCTCCGTGATGAGCCTGCCGGCGACGGCGGAGATGCTGGCGGGGTCTTCAATGTCCAGCTCGACCCACCGCATGCCAGGGTTGGCGCTGGCGACCTCGGTGAGGCGCCCCTTTCGTCGGCCGGCGATGATCACCTGATTGCCGCGTTTGTGGAGGGCTTCGGCCAGGCCGCGGCCGATGCCGGATCCGCCGCCGGTGATGAAGATCGTGTTGCCGGTGAGTTTCATGGGTTGGCTCCTTGTTGAAGACTTTGATGAAATGACACTGCCTGTTCACGAGATTGGAAACGAGTCGCCGAACATCGGCCTGCCGCTCTTGGATTGTTCCCCTGTCGCCTCGTCCTGAAGAACATCCCAACGCTCGACAAGAACCCCATCCTCGATCCGAACGATGTCCGCCGCAATCCAATTCGCGGGCCGGCCCATGCCCGAGAATCGCCCGTGGATGATCACGACGTCACCATCGGCCACAATCATCCCCGGTTCATACTTAAGCGTGGGTGGACTACTCTTGATGAGGTTGAAGAGGCCATCGCGGCCCGGCTCGATGTGGGCGCTGTGCTGGATGTATGTGGGCGACCAGTAGCGCTCTGCCGCGACGTAGTCCCGCTTGTTGAACAACGTGTCGAAGGCCTCGAGGACCAGTGCCTTATTCCTCTCCTGTGTCGTCTGACTCATAACGATCTCCTAACCATCGGTTCCCGCTACGTCCAGAAGAATCTTTCCGCCGCGTTGCGCATGCGCGACGGCTTCCTTGATGGACGAGAGGGCGTAGGTTGCCGCCACGGGAACGTGAACCTGGCCGGACGCTATCATCTCCGCCGCCTGCCCTGCGGCTGGTGCAAGTTTCGCCGCAAACTCCGGGTGGCCCATGAAAAAGCCCCGCACCGCGACAGGCTTGAAGATAATGTCCAGCGGGCTGATTGACATCGGATTCAGGCTCATGGCCGCAAAGCTGACGAGCGTGCCGCGGGGCGAGAGCGTCGCTGCGAGCACCCCTGTCGCCAGGCCGCTGACACCATCAAGCGCCAGGCGGAGTTCAGCATGATCGACAGCCGCTTTGATCCTTTCTGAAACATCGGGAGAGTCGACGACGACGAGGTCTCCGCCAATCGCCTCAAGCTCGGGCACGAGTTCTTGCCGCCGGACGATGTTGACGGTCTTCAGGCCGCGCCGTTTCGCGAAGGCGATCACCCACCGTCCGACACCGGAATTGGCGGCGTTCTGCACTACCCACTCGCCAGGTTTCAGGTTGACATACTCGCTGAGCAGCAGCGCGGCGGTCGGGGGATTGATGGAAAGCATCGCCGATTGCCGCGCGTCCGCATCAGGAGGCAGGGCGAAAAGTCCGTCTGCGGAAATGACCATTTGCTCCCGCCAGGTGAAGCTGGAGAGCGGCGGCAGAACCCGGTCGCCGACCTTGACGTTCCGCACCCCCGGACCCACATCGAGAATGCGGCCGACGCCTTCATTGCCGATGACGGTCGGAAGCGCGGGGCGCAACGCATAAATGCCCGTTGCAAGCAACAGATCGCTCGGGTTGATTGGACAAAACTCGACGCCGATGAGGACCTGGTTCGGGCCGGGACCGTCGGGCGCCGGAATGTCGACCAGTTTAAGTCCCTCGACGGGGTTGCCATAAGCCATAAGTTGAACAGCGCGCATATTGATGCTTCCTTATTGAGCCGTAAACCCGCCGTCGACCAGCAAGCTGTGGCCGATGACGAACGAGGACTTGCTGGAGGACAGCCAAATCACGGCGTCGGCGATTTCCTCCGGAGTGCCGATTCGGCCGATTGGGTGCATGGCCTCCATCGCGGCCCGAGCTTCGGGCTTCTCCCCGAAAAAACGGCGCGACATGTCGGTCTCGATCACCGCGGGCAACACCGCATTGATGCGGATGCCGTGTTTCCCAAATTCCAGGGCGGCCGATTTCGTTAAGCCGATGACGGCATGCTTGCTAGCCACGTAGATTTCAGCGCCCGGCATGCCGATCACTCCAGCCCCCGAAGACGTATTGACAATGGAGCCGCCGCCGGTCTTGAGCATGGCTGGGATTTCGTACTTCATGCTCAGCCAGACCCCTTTCACGTTGATGTCCATGACCTGGTCATAGGTCTCCATTGCTTGCTCCAGAAACGGCGTCGGCGTTTGCTCGATGCCCGCGTTGTTGAAGGCGAAGTCGAGCCGGCCGAACTGTTCCAGGGTGCGACCGATGAGGTTCTTTACCTGCGCTTCCTGGGCCACATCGCTCGGCACGAACATAGCTTCGCGTCCCTGCTCGCGCACGAGTCGAACTGTTTCCTCGCCTTCGGCGGCTCGGCGGCCGGCAACAACCACCTGGGCCCCTTCCCTGGCATAGGCGATGGCGGCGGCGCGGCCGATTCCTGAGGTCCCGCCGGTCACGAGAGCCACTTTTCCCTGAAATTCGTTCATGGTTGATCTCTCTTTCTTGTGTTGAATGGCTGTGCCCGACAAGTCTGTGCTAGCTCAGAAGAGATGCTGTGTTTCTTTGGCACCTTAGCCATTGGACGCGTTCCTCCAATTAATGCGAATTGCGCGTTGACCCAGATGTTCGAAACAGCGGGGTGACAATGCCGTCGTGCGGTCAGGCATTCATTCCGCCATCCACGGTAAGATTCGCCCCGGTCACGTACGAAGACTCTGGACCGGCAACGAACGCCACCATCGCAGCGATTTCATCAACGTGCCCGTAGCGGTCGAGTGCTGTGGCGGCCTTCTGCGGCACCGCCCAATCGCCCGTGGCGGGATTCAATTCCGTGTCAATCGGACCCGGCTGCACGTTGTTGACCGTGATGCCCCGGCTCCCGATTTCTCGGGCCAGCGCCTGACTGAACATCTTGACGGCCCCCTTCGTGGCCGCGTAGGGGACGAGCCCGGGCGCCGCCACACGCTCACCCACGGCCGAACCGATCATGATGATGCGACTGCCGCTCTTCATGTGCTTCAGCGCCGCCTGCGTCGCGACGAATACGCCGCGGACGTTGATGTCGATCACGCGATCCATCTCTTCCAGGGTGGCCTCCTCGAACGTTTTCGGAATGGCCGTCCCGGCATTGTTCACCAGAATGTCGAGCCGGTCGAATGCCATGACCGTCCTTTCGACGGCGTTGCGGACTGCGGCGGCGTCGGTGGCATCGGCCTGGATCGCGATCGCCTTTCCGCCTCCGCGTTCAATCACTTTGACGACGGACGCCGCTGCGTCAGCGCCCTTGGAGTAAGTGACGGCGATGCTGGCGCCGTCCGCGGCCAGGCGCTTTGCGATCGCGGCGCCGATGCCGCGCGAACCGCCGGTGACGAGCGCGACCTTGCCTGCCAGTGGTCTTTCCTGAGTAGTCCGTGACATGGCAATCTCCTTACTTGAATTAAATTGTACCATACAGTACAATGAAAGTGTACAGGGCCAGCGATGCCGGTCAAGGGCCAACAATGTTTATTTTTGAGAGGAGGTCGCCGTGCCCTCGGGACGCACGCGACAGTTCGACGTGGATGAGGCACTGGACCGGGCACTGGAGGTGTTCTGGGCACGCGGGTACGAGGGCGCCACACTCCCGGAACTGACCAGGGCCATGGGGATCAACCGACCAAGCCTCTACGCCGCCTTCGGGAACAAGGAGCAGTTGTTCCGCAAGGCGCTCAACCGTTACCAAACGGGGCCCATGTCGTTCCTGACCGAGGCCCTGCGCAAGCCGACCGCTCGGGCGGTAGTTGAGGCAATTTTCTCGGGGTTCGTCAGAATGCAACGCGACCGCGACAAAGCACGCGGGTGCCTGGTCGTGTCCGGGGCACTCGCGTGCGGCGAGGAGGCGGAGACGGTGCGCCGGGAGTTGGCCCGATTGAGGCAAGCGATCGTAGCGACGTTACGCAAGCGATTCGAGCGGGCCGTGCAGGACGGCGATCTGCCAGCAAGGACCGATTGCGCGACGCTCGCGCGGTACACTGCCACGGTGCTGAACGGCCTGGCAGTTCAGGCGGCCAGCGGGACGACCCAAAAGGAGTTGCGGCTGGTTGCGGCGCTGGCCATGCAAGCATGGCCATCTTGACCGATCTAAAAGGACTTCGGCCGATTTCGAGATGACCAGCTTGGCATAGTTCGGTCGTTGACCATTTCCTGCAATTCGCGGCCAAACAGCCGACTTAGCTTTGTCGCGCCGTCCCGGTTTAGGTGATCGCTATTGTAGAAGTCACGAGCATCGAATCGCGCATCATTCGAGAAATCGAAGTAGTGGGCGCCATATCGCGCTTGCAAATGTCGAACGGCGCCTCGAAACCGCGATTCCCGCTGCGGATCGAACTCCGTCGAATAGGAGCGATGAACGGGTGTTGTCACGAGAACGACCTGAATCTCGCGACGATGGAGTACGTCGAGCAGCTCGTCGAGAACGGCCAGATTTCGGCCAAGATTGTCCTCACGCATGAGACCATGATGGGCTGCCAGTCGCGCCGCTCCATCGCTGACCGCGGCATTCGGATCGACGGGCACGGGATTCTCCGCCCATCCGTTGGACTGCACTAAGGCGGAAAAACCGGGGTCATTTCCGGTGAGCAATATCTGTCTGGCAAGGTCTGGTCCGTAGAGAAAGAACAAGCTGTAGTTGCGAAGATCGAACTCGTTCACAAGATGTCGATGCGGAATCCCAAAGTAGCGGCGATAATAGCATGAGCGCCACTCCTCGCAGGATGCTTCCATATCGTACTCCAACGAAAAGTACGACAATCCCAAAACAACGCATTGCAGTGAGGGCAGTCGATCGATCTCTCGCAGGACCAGTTGCGAATCGTAATACAGGTCCTGGCTATATCCGGCCAGATTGATCGCCGGAAGACCAAGTTCGTCCGGATTCAGACCGCCGAGCACGTGCGACGAACCGAGCAGCAAGATCTTGGTGCCTGGCGACGACTCTAGCCGAGCCCTCTTGATGCTATAGGGATTAGGTATTTGGGCGAGCCGGATCTCCACACCAGCGAACAGGACGAGCTGAATGGCAGAAAAACTCGCCAGCTTCAATGCAAAGCGCGCTCGCCCCCGCGGACCTGTTTCAATCGCCGATTTGCCTTCGATTGATTCCGTCATCATCACAGAGCGGCTTAGATCGCCTACCAAATCCGGCTGGGCGAAGGGGACAGTCCCCGTTTTGCTTCGCGGACTCCGCAAAAGGGGGACAGTCCCCGCCGGATTTGTTAGGCGCTCCTAGAACTGAAAGTAAATAAACTGACGGGATTCGATTGATCCGAACATGACAATCACGATGATCGCGGCCTGATACGCGGCCCAGCGGACGGTCCAGGGCCAGCGAGCGAGCCATTCCGAGAAGGTCGCGGTTTGTTGCAACCCTTCGACGACAATCAGTCCCGCAATCAATCCGAAACAGGCGGCCAATTCGCCGGGCGACGTGAACAAGGCCGATACTCCCGTGTCCAGGCTGTGCCCGCCGTGCAGAGCTAAACTACGAAGCACCGGCCAAATACCTCCCACAAGTTTGCGGCAGATAAACCATGCTTCCGTGACGTTTCCCGCGCGAAAAAATACCCAACCAACGCAGACGAGTAAAAAAGTAACAAGGATTTGCCACGCTGCCTGCACTCGCGGCCAGCTTGCGAATCCGCTCCGATCGGCGACGTGTTGCCGGAGCGGCTTCGTGGCGCGGCCGACGATCAAGAAGATTCCGTGAAGTGCACCCCAAACGACATAGGTCCAGTTGGCGCCGTGCCAGAGGCCACTCAACATGAACACGATAAGAATGTTTCTGACCCAGCGCACATGGCCGACGCGACTGCCGCCCAGCGGAAGATACACGTAGTCCCGAAACCACGTCGACAGCGAGATATGCCAACGTCGCCAAAAGTCGCCGATCGATCTCGCGAAATAGGGTCGATCGAAATTCGACATGAGTCGAAATCCCATCACCTCCGCGGCTCCCAACGCGATGTCGCAATAACCAGAAAAATCGCAGTAAATCTGAAATGCGAACAGGATCGCGGCGACGAGGGGAGCCAGCCCTTGGAAGTCGCTCGGATGACTAAAATAGATCCCGACCGGCAAGGCCAATCGATCCGCGATGATGATCTTCTTGAATGATCCCCAGAGCATGAGCCGCAAACCGGCCGTCACGCGCCGGTCGTCGAAATAATGTCGCTCCCGAAACTGCGGCAGCATATTCTGCGGACGTTCGATCGGCCC
Proteins encoded:
- a CDS encoding SDR family NAD(P)-dependent oxidoreductase: MKLTGNTIFITGGGSGIGRGLAEALHKRGNQVIIAGRRKGRLTEVASANPGMRWVELDIEDPASISAVAGRLITEHPKLNVLINNAGVMHIDDVSAAIDEKLLVTTLTTNVGGPCSINRPA
- a CDS encoding nuclear transport factor 2 family protein, which encodes MSQTTQERNKALVLEAFDTLFNKRDYVAAERYWSPTYIQHSAHIEPGRDGLFNLIKSSPPTLKYEPGMIVADGDVVIIHGRFSGMGRPANWIAADIVRIEDGVLVERWDVLQDEATGEQSKSGRPMFGDSFPIS
- a CDS encoding zinc-dependent alcohol dehydrogenase family protein, producing the protein MRAVQLMAYGNPVEGLKLVDIPAPDGPGPNQVLIGVEFCPINPSDLLLATGIYALRPALPTVIGNEGVGRILDVGPGVRNVKVGDRVLPPLSSFTWREQMVISADGLFALPPDADARQSAMLSINPPTAALLLSEYVNLKPGEWVVQNAANSGVGRWVIAFAKRRGLKTVNIVRRQELVPELEAIGGDLVVVDSPDVSERIKAAVDHAELRLALDGVSGLATGVLAATLSPRGTLVSFAAMSLNPMSISPLDIIFKPVAVRGFFMGHPEFAAKLAPAAGQAAEMIASGQVHVPVAATYALSSIKEAVAHAQRGGKILLDVAGTDG
- a CDS encoding SDR family oxidoreductase — translated: MNEFQGKVALVTGGTSGIGRAAAIAYAREGAQVVVAGRRAAEGEETVRLVREQGREAMFVPSDVAQEAQVKNLIGRTLEQFGRLDFAFNNAGIEQTPTPFLEQAMETYDQVMDINVKGVWLSMKYEIPAMLKTGGGSIVNTSSGAGVIGMPGAEIYVASKHAVIGLTKSAALEFGKHGIRINAVLPAVIETDMSRRFFGEKPEARAAMEAMHPIGRIGTPEEIADAVIWLSSSKSSFVIGHSLLVDGGFTAQ
- a CDS encoding 3-oxoacyl-ACP reductase family protein; protein product: MSRTTQERPLAGKVALVTGGSRGIGAAIAKRLAADGASIAVTYSKGADAAASVVKVIERGGGKAIAIQADATDAAAVRNAVERTVMAFDRLDILVNNAGTAIPKTFEEATLEEMDRVIDINVRGVFVATQAALKHMKSGSRIIMIGSAVGERVAAPGLVPYAATKGAVKMFSQALAREIGSRGITVNNVQPGPIDTELNPATGDWAVPQKAATALDRYGHVDEIAAMVAFVAGPESSYVTGANLTVDGGMNA
- a CDS encoding TetR/AcrR family transcriptional regulator, whose protein sequence is MPSGRTRQFDVDEALDRALEVFWARGYEGATLPELTRAMGINRPSLYAAFGNKEQLFRKALNRYQTGPMSFLTEALRKPTARAVVEAIFSGFVRMQRDRDKARGCLVVSGALACGEEAETVRRELARLRQAIVATLRKRFERAVQDGDLPARTDCATLARYTATVLNGLAVQAASGTTQKELRLVAALAMQAWPS
- a CDS encoding MBOAT family O-acyltransferase; the encoded protein is MLFNSLEFACFFPLVTLAYFALPHSWRWALLVAASCWFYARFVPAYILILGATIVVDYSAGILMESYPRHKQSILWASILSNVGFLFFFKYFNFVNANVSWLTNSMGLHNPVGSLDILLPIGLSFHTFQAMSYTIEVYRGAQRAERHFGIYALYVMFYPQLVAGPIERPQNMLPQFRERHYFDDRRVTAGLRLMLWGSFKKIIIADRLALPVGIYFSHPSDFQGLAPLVAAILFAFQIYCDFSGYCDIALGAAEVMGFRLMSNFDRPYFARSIGDFWRRWHISLSTWFRDYVYLPLGGSRVGHVRWVRNILIVFMLSGLWHGANWTYVVWGALHGIFLIVGRATKPLRQHVADRSGFASWPRVQAAWQILVTFLLVCVGWVFFRAGNVTEAWFICRKLVGGIWPVLRSLALHGGHSLDTGVSALFTSPGELAACFGLIAGLIVVEGLQQTATFSEWLARWPWTVRWAAYQAAIIVIVMFGSIESRQFIYFQF